The DNA window CACCACAGTCATCAGACCGATCTGGCGGGCTACGTTGAAGCCTTGTTCCAGAGTCTGGTTTACACAGCCCCAGATAATGTCTTCAACCAGCGCCGGGTTCACGCCAGGGTTGCGCTCAAACAGCGCGTTGATCAGGTTGGCAGAAATGGTTTCTGCGCGTACGTTGCGGAACACGCCACCGCGGGAACGACCCATCGGTGAGCGCACTGCGTCAACAACAACAACGTCTTTAGGATTGTAAGACATGCTTTAATTCTCCTCGTGCGCCAATTAACCGAAGTAGCTTTCGCCGTTCGCAGCCATTTCACGCATACGATCGGTTGGTTTGTACAGGTTGCCAAGGCTCGCGAACTTGTCACACAGAGCAACGAAGTTAGCCATACCCACGGTGTCCATGTAACGGCAAGCACCGCCACGGAACGGAGGGAAACCAATACCAAAGATCAGACCCATGTCGGCTTCGTTCGGAGTATCAACGATGCCTTCTTCCAGACAGCGGGCGATCTCGATGCACATCGGAATCATGCAGCGGGCAATAATTTCTTCGGCGTCGTACTCTTTACGCTCGGCCACAACCGGAGCGATCAGGTCGTAAGCAGCCTGGTCAACCACTTTCTTCGGCTTGCCTTTCTTGTCGGTTTCGTACTTGTAGAAACCAACGCCGTTCTTCTGACCGTAGCGTTTGTTTTCGTACATCACTTCCATAGCAGACTTGAAGTCAGCCTTCATACGGTCCGGGAAGCCTTCCGCCATTACTTCGTTGGCGTGTACACCGGTGTCGATACCCACTACGTCCAGCAGGTAAGCCGGGCCCATCGGGAAGCCGAATTTTTCCATCACTTTGTCAACGGCCTGGAAGTCAGCACCGTCACGCAGCAGGCCAGCAAAACCAGCGAAGTATGGGAACAGTACGCGGTTTACCAGGAAGCCCGGGCAATCGTTTACCACGATCGGGGTTTTGCCCATAGCAGTGGCGTAAGCAACCACAGTGGCAACGGCTTCTTCAGAGGTTTTCTTGCCCCGGATAATTTCAACCAGCGGCATCATGTGTACCGGGTTGAAGAAGTGCATACCGAGGAAGTTTTCCGGACGCTTCAGGTCAGCCGCCAGCAGGTCGATGCTGATGGTTGAGGTGTTGGACGTGATGATGGTCTCTTCGCGAACTTTGTCTTCCAGTTCGGCCAGTACCATTTTCTTCACTTTCGGGTTTTCAACAACGGCTTCCACGACAGTGTCGACGTCATTGAATTCCGCGTAAGACAGGGTCGGACGGATGCGGTTCAGCACGTCACCCATTTCCAGCGGCTTCATGCGTTTTTTCTCAACGCGCTTGGCCAGCAGTTTGTTCGCTTCAGACAGGCCCAGCTCGATACCGGCTTCGGCGATGTCTTTCATCATGATCGGAGTGCCTTTCAGGGCAGACTGATAGGCGATACCGCCACCCATGATGCCAGCGCCCAGTACGGCCGCTTTTTTGGTCGGCTTAGCGGTTTTACCGTAAACCTTGGCTTTTTTCTTCAGCAGCTGATCGTTCATGAACAGACCGATCAGAGCCTGGGATTCAGTGGTCTTAGCCAGTTTGGCGAAACCTTTGGCTTCTGCTTCCAGCGCCTTATCACGGCCCTGACCAGCGGCTTTCTGCATGGTTTTGATCGCTTCGATCGGTGCCGGGTACTGACCTTTGGTCTGACCAGCCACGAAACCTTTAGCGGTTTCAAAAACCATCATGCTTTCCATGGCGTTGAGTTTCAGCTTGGCTTTCTTCTCTTCGCGACGGGCTTGCCAGTTCAGTTCACCGGCAATAGCAGACTGCAGCATGGCAACAGCGGCTTCACGCAGCTTGTCAGCAGCAACCACGGCATCCACAGCACCATCTTTCAGGGCTTTGTCGGCACGGTTTTCAGCGCCCATGCAGATCCATTCGATAGCGTTATCAGCACCGATAACACGCGGCAGACGCACAGTACCACCGAAGCCTGGCATCAGGCCCAGCTTCACTTCCGGCAGACCGACTTTGGCTTTGTCAGACATAACGCGCAGGTCAGAGGCCAGACACATTTCAAAACCGCCACCCAGAGCGATACCGTTGATGGCAGTCAGGGTCGGAACCGGCAGATCTTCAAAGGCGTTGAAGATAACGTTGGCCTGAGCAACCCAGGCAGCAATTTCTTCTTCGCTTTTCTTGAATGCGTCGCCGAATTCGGTGATGTCGGCGCCAACGATAAATACGTCTTTACCGGAAGTTACCAGTACGCCTTTAACATCGCTGTTGCCCTGCACTGCAGCCACGGCGGCTTGCAGGTCTTCGAGGGTTACGCGGTTAAATTTGTTGACTGAGTCGCCTTGCAGATCGAATTTCAGTTCGGCGATGCCGCCTTCGATCATATTTACCGTGATGGCTTTACCTTCGTAAATCATCAACTGATCTCCACATGGTGGTTAGCTTTGGAGCTGAACAGCAAGCCGTTCAGCATTCTGCCGGTTGGTGAAACAATGCCCAGACTGTTTAAAAAACAAACAATTCATACGAGCGTTTGAATCTGAGTGGCACACATTCTTAGAAAGCCGCCTTAAAGTCAAGAGAAGGGCGGTAATTGCTGCCGCTGCTGACGCGTCTGACCGGCGTTTGTGTCACATCGGGCCTGCATCATACCAGCCCCGGCACAGCGCCGGATGTTTTTCTGTGTGCGCTGGCGGCGGTACAGACGACCGGCACAGACGACACCCAGTCTTTTTTTGTTACAGTTTGTAATGTGCTATAGGGTTCGTTTACCCTATCTCATACACTCAGCTCAGATGGCTGTCTGTATGCGGTCAGCTGCACCATAAAAACAATAAAGAAGAAGCAACTATGCGAGCGTTAATCCAGTTTCTCCCGGCTTTGGCTTTATCCTTTTTCTGTTCTGTTGCCCTGGCGACGCCGCAGCAACTGCTGGCCGATTTTCAGCACATGCGCCTGTCAGCCACCAACGCGGTAACCAACTTTTATATGTTTTCCGGTCTCGATGCCGACAGTAAATACGAGCGCCGTATTGATATCAGCATGAAGAAATTCGCCGACGCCATGACCAGCGCCGAACAACTGGGCAGCGCCAGTGGTATGGGCGATGAGGTCACCGCCATCGGTACCGACTGGAAAAAGCTCAGCGAGCTGATGACCCTGAACCGGGCCGATATGCTCAAGCAGGGCTTTCCGAACGTCCGTCTGGTGGATGAAATGGGCCGTCTCAGCACTGAGATTGTGAACAAAGCCTCCGCCGCCTATGACCTGCTGCAGGAACGCAGTGGGATCAAACCCGGCCCGGTGGTGCAGAAAACCCGTCACCTGGCATTGCTGATGGAAGAAATCACCTCACAGTACGCCGCCCGTGGTACCAGCAACCTGGGCCAGGTATTTATGGGTAATTACGATCGCACCCTGACGGAAATGGCGGAAGAGTTTCAGAAGATTCTGAATGACCTGAGCACGCAGGTGGAGTCGGCCCAGACCGATGTGCTGATGAACAGCATTCACAGCAAATGGCGTTTTATGGAAGAGCGCATCCGTAACTACAACGAAAGCACCGTGCCCTTTCTGGTGGTCAGCTATAACGACCGCATCATTGAGCATCTGGAAGAACTGGAAGCCATGTTCCGTTAAGGAACATGGCGGACAACCCTCAGAGAAAACCCTGCATAAATTCACGGTAGGCCGCCGCACTGGCGCCCTCCCGTTCTTTCGCCATCAGCAAGATCTTGTGCTCCCGCACTTCCAGCAACAGCAGATCATCCTGTAACGCCGGTAATAATGCTGCCAGCCGCGCAGCATCTTCCGCACTGCCCTGTTTATGCCAGCTGAAACCTGCCGGCAAGCCGTCGGTATCCCAGCCCTTACTGGCCACCAGACTGTATTTCAACTCGCCCGGCTGGGGCTGACCGGAGCGCATCAGGCTGTAACTGGTGGCCTGCAGCGGCTCCTGAATACCGGTTTTTCGGGCATCGGGCTGCCACACAAACTGACGTACCTGCAGGCCTTGTTTAATCGCATCCAGCCGCAAGGCGGCCAGCCGGGTGTCACGGGCGCTGGGTTTCAGCATCATGACCGAGCCGATAATCAGCAGCACGCCGGCACCGACAATCATCCAGATCATGAGCTCATTTCCTCCAGTTCCAGCCAGCGTTCTTCCAGAGCCTCAAGGGCGGCTTCAGCAGCCGCCAGATCCGCCAGCACCTGCTGCACGTCAGCCTGATCGCGGCTGTAAAAATCCGCGGCGGCCGTGATAGCGGCCAGTTCATCGCGTTTGGCTTCTGCGGCGGCGATCTGGTCCGGCAACTGCTCCAGCTCGCGCTGCAATTTGTACGACAGTTTCCTGGCCGGCGCTGGCGCCGGGGCGGCCGTCACCGCTGGTTTGGCCGGCGCCGGGGCCCTGGCCGCTTTGGCGGCCGTGCGCTCGTCATCCTGCTGCTGTTTTTGCTGCGCTTTCACGCGTTCCTGCCAGTCGCTGTAGCCACCCACATGCTCTTCAATATGGCCGTTCTCGCTGAACACCCATAAGTGTGTGA is part of the Venatoribacter cucullus genome and encodes:
- the fadB gene encoding fatty acid oxidation complex subunit alpha FadB; this encodes MIYEGKAITVNMIEGGIAELKFDLQGDSVNKFNRVTLEDLQAAVAAVQGNSDVKGVLVTSGKDVFIVGADITEFGDAFKKSEEEIAAWVAQANVIFNAFEDLPVPTLTAINGIALGGGFEMCLASDLRVMSDKAKVGLPEVKLGLMPGFGGTVRLPRVIGADNAIEWICMGAENRADKALKDGAVDAVVAADKLREAAVAMLQSAIAGELNWQARREEKKAKLKLNAMESMMVFETAKGFVAGQTKGQYPAPIEAIKTMQKAAGQGRDKALEAEAKGFAKLAKTTESQALIGLFMNDQLLKKKAKVYGKTAKPTKKAAVLGAGIMGGGIAYQSALKGTPIMMKDIAEAGIELGLSEANKLLAKRVEKKRMKPLEMGDVLNRIRPTLSYAEFNDVDTVVEAVVENPKVKKMVLAELEDKVREETIITSNTSTISIDLLAADLKRPENFLGMHFFNPVHMMPLVEIIRGKKTSEEAVATVVAYATAMGKTPIVVNDCPGFLVNRVLFPYFAGFAGLLRDGADFQAVDKVMEKFGFPMGPAYLLDVVGIDTGVHANEVMAEGFPDRMKADFKSAMEVMYENKRYGQKNGVGFYKYETDKKGKPKKVVDQAAYDLIAPVVAERKEYDAEEIIARCMIPMCIEIARCLEEGIVDTPNEADMGLIFGIGFPPFRGGACRYMDTVGMANFVALCDKFASLGNLYKPTDRMREMAANGESYFG